TTGATCACGTTCTGCGCCACCAGAGTGTTGTTCTTGAGGTTGCGCGCCAGGTGGAGCATCTCCTCGGCCAGCTTCTCCTGGATGCTGTGGTGGTGCTGGAGGACGGCATCCAGCTCGGCGGCCGACTGCTTCTCGTCTGGAAGGGGGCCCCTGGGGTGTatcaacacagagagagagagagagagagagagagagagagagagagccctcctTACATTTGCGCTCGGGGCTGTGCCACTGGTCACTTCGCTTGCCAGGCACACCTActcctccccacaacaatcccAGAGACAGGGGACCCGGGGCTGGCAGGAGCCAGTGGGTCTGTGGAGGGGGCCTGCTGCAGCCTGCTCTGGCTCCCCATTGCTTGCCTGGACCACCCGCCCAACAGCTCTCTCCTTCAAGCTGTACTGCACAGCACCACCTGCCTGTGACCAAGTGAACAGCAGCGTGACGACATCCGTACCTTTTTATTATATAGTAAAGGGACTCCCAAATCCCAATAGACtgagatctactcacagtattaaaaaactggcagttATTTGATCTACCCACTgtcgttgttgagctttttttggaacTTCTCCTACATCCCAGGTCAAAGGATAGAAGATCCTTCTTCCAGCCCAAGGTCCACATTCTGCAactgcctaccccccccccccccggacaggcATACACTATGTGTTCCTGGCAGAGCAAGCCAGGACAGCCCCaccctccccttcctgccccccaccaAAACCCGGCCTCCCCAAATAGAACAAAGGACGTCTTCTGAGTCACGCCGCCCCACAGCAAAAGCCCCTCGAGACACTCACGTGCGTTTTCTCAGGCTCGTCTCCTCCAGatctggggaaggaaggaggaaaaggttTTGTCTGTGTTCGTCAGCTGGGGGAGAGGTGCAAAGGAAAGGCCAGAGGCCAGCAGAAGGCGACCTGCAGGCGGACAGGGGTAAAGAGGGAAGGGTGGAGGCACAGCGCCCCAAAAGGAATGGCAGGCGGGCAGGGGAAGGGGCAACAGGGACCCCCAAAAGCTGACAGACGGCCAGAAACAGCGAGCGCCCAAAGGATGGGATGATACAgggtcctactcagaggagacccattgaaatcaatagacacAACTGAACTGAGGCCCTTCTGATTCTACAATTCTCCCACCCCGTGAAAACCGGTTCGACAAGCCCCAAATGAtctcgaggaggaggagaaagcagttCCGCCGGAAATAAAAGCGGATCTCCCAAACCGGGCGAAGCTGATTCCTCAAAAGGACACAAAGGCGCCTTCTGAAGCGCTTTTGTACGCATGGATCTGAGCAGACACTTACCAGGCAGGCGCGAGGGGTCCTGGCGAAGCGGaaagatggggaggaagagagagagagcgttcaGTGACAGGGGGGAATTGGGGCCGGAGGTATTAGGGCCTTTGGAGGCCTCCTGCCGCGTCGTAGGCTGAGGAACTACATTTGCCCAGGAACAGGGAATGTCAGGCTCCATGTGGCCCTCTCAACATCTCTACCCGGCCCCTGCGAcactccccaggccacccctctctCTGGTTCTGCTCGCAGCTGCCTTTAGCTCTTCGGCTTGGGGGACAGTCCCTGAATCAAGTGACTTTCCTCCTTCCAAGTTCTCAAACCTCTGAACCGAGCCAGAACTGGGAATCNNNNNNNNNNNNNNNNNNNNNNNNNNNNNNNNNNNNNNNNNNNNNNNNNNNNNNNNNNNNNNNNNNNNNNNNNNNNNNNNNNNNNNNNNNNNNNNNNNNNNNNNNNNNNNNNNNNNNNNNNNNNNNNNNNNNNNNNNNNNNNNNNNNNNNNNNNNNNNNNNNNNNNNNNNNNNNNNNNNNNNNNNNNNNNNNNNNNNNNNAGGGTACATCGTGTATACTTGCATATGCAATAGCTGAGCTGCACAAATCAGCAACTGTACGCAAACACTTAGACATAATTTGAGACAGCATAACATGTGAACAACTCTAGGAGCTGAGCTGCACACTTGTTATTCACATAGCAATTGAGCTGAACAAATCAACAAGTGTGCACTCTTTCATACAAACGCTTTCTCACACGTGTAGTTGTAGCTAGCATctgtgttcagtgtaatgtgtgaacgATACTTGGGTGATGTGAGTAAGAGACATAGTTCAGTGACAGCCACGAACTTTGTTTTCCTCACATAACGTCCGGTTCGGCCTTGGTTTATTTCAGCCCGCAGTTAGATTGATTTCTAACTAAACTGCCAATATGGTTCATCTGTTCATTAAATGTTTGCTGTGATTATTAATTAGCTTGTTAAAAGACGGGGTGTGCAGGCACACTTCTGTGCCTTTGGGCTATTCCCTTTCCAATTAAGCATTAGTATTTAATCTCTCCCACTACTTTATGAGGCAGTTTTAATGTTAAAAGGCAAGTTTCCACCAAAATGATCGCGATTGAATTACAACATTCCCTGGAAGGCCCAGGAGCAGACCTGAAGCAACCCCTTTTTGCTTTCCTTTCTGCTGTACAAATCTATTTCCTGTGAATGATGTACGGTTCAGCGTATGCCAAAACACATCTGGCCTGAGGTATCAAGGAACACGCTCGCCCCTCCCTTGAGCAGCATTTAAATCCAGAAAACAGAAACCGTCCCAGCATCAAACAGGGGAAAAGATTCATTAGGCACCTTTCCTTTACTAGCAAAATGACTGATGGCATTTGAAGCTAGACTCAAGCTTTATTGCTTTCAGTACTTGAAgacagggaagaaggaaggagggatgggGCAGGGGGGACCTAGCGCAGctgttgaaaaagaaagaaaagccatgCCAGATTTAGTACACTGAAATAAAAATCTGAACAGACGGGGGAGGGgagctttctcttcctcttcttcttcttccccctcctgtaatgttatggtcttagatatatggtaatgttcataagtgtaccaaccaagcatgtacatagatcagcacaggaaggccgacctggaaccattttgattcctaaactgagcaaatgttttctctgcaaggtcaaagtgggaaacctccccattgtcttttccttcacaaatcctgtcttcagggtatgtctgtgtttgaatagggtgtgagcctgtgacctggcccaggaactaagtatttatcattacgaaagactggccaggctcctcaggaaatccaatcaagtaatctgccagacaggagataaacaacaaacaacattcaaatgttctgttttagaccgccttttctgtgctgtaggtgtgatgtatctgaggggtggtcttaggttacaccccttctgtgatgtatgtatgtttctggtcgtggtcttgatctacaaggtggcaatttcaaaagtctctataaggccttgcatgccatttttctggattccgcctccctcctgcgtgtgaggggagcacgcTCTTGCAACAGATcgataaagatcaagcttactagctcctttgcttctcagtattctctggttggcctctgttatcttctcctaccaatagggaacctatatgggctcttggacaccccataagggaagaagggcaatttttgtttacaacacgaCGATGCAGCCCGGCCTTCTGCTGTCGGGGAGAAGGCCCACCACGAAGGAAGTCCACACACAACGGGCCTTACCAGCTTGTCTGCTTCCAGCAGCCCCTTCAGGAAATCCACCTTGCGGGAATATTCGTTCAGCACCTCGGGAGCAGGTTTGCTGAAAGGGGAACATCGGGACGTTAAGGAAAGCGGCCGGATCAGGCTGGTGGACCGCCTGGTTTCTGGCATCCCTGCTCTCCccccgcctgaaaccctggagagcttctgccagtcagtgcagacagtattggGCTAGGTTAGCCAATGGTCTGACATGGCAGAAAGCATTTTCCTCTGTTCCTACATCTTTGCTAAGATTCTGGAGAAGGCCCTTGAGGTCAACTgtgggatgcagcagcagaaaaggctgcatcaagagaagtctagtgtccagatcaaggaaagccATAGTACcgctccattctgccttggtcagaccccacctggagtcccgAGTTCAGTTCTGGGTACCTCCGGAGGGTATTGACAAGCCGGAGGGCgttcagaggagggcgaccaagacgatcaagggtctggagacccAAGCCTTACAAGGAACAGTTGAAGAAGTTGGGAgtgttcagcctggagaagaggagatatctgaagggctgtgtcGCATGGGAGACGGAGCAAGCTtggtttcctcctgctctggaggggaggactcgaacccatggcttcaacttccaagaaaggagattccaactaaacaccaggaggaactttctgaaggCAAGAGCTGTTCGAAAGGGGAAGGGACTCCctcagactctcctttcttggaggtgtttaagcagagattggaagcTTTCGTTGCGATTTCTGCCCTGCAGAATTCTATGGTTCTGAGACCTCTGCAGATCCCACCAGGGAAAGGAACTCACCTGGAGTGTTTCTTGAGGTCAAGGAGCATCTCTTCCAGGGCAGAGACGTActgggaaggaaagagagggaactgGTGTGAGCAACACTAGGCCAGAGCCGCCTTCAAGCGAAGGGGCAGCCCAGAAAGACATTCGGTTTGGAGGTGCCACAGAAACCCGCCTTCAAGTAACCTATTTAGGGCATTTGAAAGGAGCTTTTCGTGGCCGCACTTCTTCACAGAGAAGTAAGGAGGGAAATGTACAAATGCTAAAAGATGAAAATATAATAATTCAGGTAACCACaagttgggagggaaggaggtcgacATTTCAATTGAATCAGTATCATTGAAAAATgttatggtattttaataatatacagtggtacctcgggttaagtacttaatttgttccggaggtccgttcttaacctgaaactgttcttaacctgaagcaccactttagctaatggggcctcctgctgccgccatgccgtcggagcacgattcctgttctcaccctgaagcaaagttcttaacccaaggtactatttctgggttagcggagtctgtaacctgaagcgtctgtaacctgaaacgtctgcaagccgaggtaccactgtaaaatggaaatttaataaatactgtatttttttaaaaaaagtttcagaagaatcttgttttatttcaaaattgGGATAATTTATTTCAAAACTGGGATAATTGTGTGGTTTGTTTTGTAAAccccaaaaaatatttcaaaaagcaaaggccaaagggggcccacctGCTCCAGCCTCCTGTCCTCCCAGTGACTGGTTACATGCACCAGTTTGCACCAGTTCCAGTTGCAACTGGAAGCAGGATTTGactgtagtagtagcagcagcagcagcaactctccccGCTCGCAATTCCTAGCAGAGCGTTATGACTTAAGCGACGTTCCCTGACTCTAACGGGAGGGAGACCACGAGGACACAGCAACCCTCTGGCTCTGAACGGACCCATGACATGACGTGGCAGCTTGatagtgattgggggggggggggcggagaggctCGCTCTGTCAAGGTCCTCCCAAGGCAAAGCTGGGAGCCTAAAAGGCTGAGGGCGACCCCCAGTGGCGACCGGGTGGCAGGTGGCAGGACATTCCATGAGATCGCCTTGCACGGCCGGAAGGTTGCCAACGCTCCAAAAACCTTCTGAAATTACAACCTTGTGGTTAGGGGCGCCACCAAGACCCAACCCCCAAAAGGAACTTAAAATGGaaggcgtaatgctggtggtcaacaaaagaggtttaaagactctctcaaggcaaatctaaaaaaatggagtataaacaccaacaaactGGGAAACGGTTGCCTGCGAGTGCTACCTTTTTGCTACAATATGACCTCGGAGATTTTCTTTGTGTTTTCAGATTCCCTGCATCTGTTACACCGACCTAAGAACTTCAAAATATCAGCTGGAGCCACGTGGGAAATGGTGGTTAAGGGGGCAGAACCAATAGTTTAATGTGCCTGCTGAGAAACAACAGAAGACACACGTTTTCCCAGCTGGGTGACAAGGTCTCTGCCAAGGAATATCGATCTTGAATTTTTCTTAAATGGGCCTGCTGTTATTTTTTTTTCATGACATTTAACTGTTGCTGAAgctatttgtttacttattttgcACATCGACCTTGAGATGTGCGTGGAAGAAGATTAATAATAAAATGAGTagcaaataaagaaacaaaaagcaaaacaaggacCCTTTTGAGCTGCATCAACCAGGGGACCAAGCTGGGAGAACCTGGGCCAGTGCAAACATTCACAACTGTTTCAAACATCACCACCCATTGGAAACCAAATTGGGGGGAGCTGCCTGAAGGCTCTCAGGGCCTTTGATGCAAACTCTGCTTTTAAATTTGCGCTGTGGCATTTCCCCGCTCCTTTCACATATTTCTGTTGCCTTTGATCTTGTGCCTTTACGTTTTAATTtgtacttaattttttttttaaaaaaatactcattGCTGAGCTGCTCCATGAACTTTTTTTGAGCAACGGggcagcataaaaggtaaaggtaaaggtacccctgcccgtacgggccagtcttgacagactcttgggttgtgcgcccatctcactcaagaggccgggggccagcgctgtccggagacacttccgggtcacgtggccagcgtgacaaagctgcatctggcgagccagattacagtttaccttcccgccagtaagcggtccctatttatctacttgcacccgggggtgcttttgaactgctaggtgggcaggcgctgggaccgagcagcgggagcgcaccccgccgcggggattcgaaccgccgacctttcgatcggcaagccctaggcgctgaggctttaacccacagcgccacccgcgtcccctaagctGCTAAGCTGCTCCATGAACTTTTTTTGAGCAATGGGGCAGCATAAAAATTAGTAAATAATAAAGCACAATTGCTGATAATAATTGCAAAGACTGTTTGTAAATAATGCGCGTCTACTTGTAAATTTACGTTGAGCCATTTAAGTGATCCTCAGATTTACTGGATTTGAAGTTGTTTATAAAAAAGGAAagattttttaattcttttagcAAGTGACagtatttataattatttttaattcttaTAATCCTGAGAGTATATGAaattgcatattattatttttttaaaaccccaaaatCTGATAATAGACGCAGGCAGGCGGCCTCCAGGTGCTGCTCTTTGCAGGAAAAGCTGCCCCTGCCGGATGCCGGCCTGCCAGGCGGCTGCCCAAAGGGGGCGGGCCCCCCGTTCCCATGGCAACCCCGCCGTGCATTGTGGGTCCCCGCCCCTCGCCGCGCACGGACCTTCTCCAGGCGCCACTCGTCCGGCCCGCGCCGGTCGGCCGCCAGCGCCTCGCAGCGGCTCAGCAGCCGCACCAGCTTCAGCTCCGCGCGGGGAACCGGCATCACCGCCGCCGCCATCGCTGTCTCAGAGCCGGAAACGACAACTTCCGGGTCGGGACAATCCCATCCGGCCTCTCTGGGAAGCGGCGTCTCTATGGTCTGCTCCATTTCCGGCGCGGCTCCGTCGCGCAAGCGCACATAGCCGCGTCCTCCACTTCCGGCCTT
This genomic stretch from Podarcis muralis chromosome 18, rPodMur119.hap1.1, whole genome shotgun sequence harbors:
- the USE1 gene encoding vesicle transport protein USE1, which gives rise to MAAAVMPVPRAELKLVRLLSRCEALAADRRGPDEWRLEKYVSALEEMLLDLKKHSSKPAPEVLNEYSRKVDFLKGLLEADKLVRPVVCGLPSWWAFSPTAEGRAASSCCKQKLPFFPYGVSKSPYRFPIGRRDPSRLPVGPCIIPSFGRSLFLAVCQLLGVPVAPSPARLPFLLGRCASTLPSLPLSACRSPSAGLWPFLCTSPPADEHRQNLFLLPSPDLEETSLRKRTGPLPDEKQSAAELDAVLQHHHSIQEKLAEEMLHLARNLKNNTLVAQNVIKQDNQTLSHSLKLADHNFEKLKDESDRLEQHAKKSVNWFLWLMLIVVCFIFISMILFIRIFPKLR